From the genome of Acidihalobacter aeolianus:
GCCATGAAATAACGGCGCAGCAAGGCGGCCATCTAGGCGCCCCCCTTAATGTCGGATTGTCGGAGTGTCAGGCCGCCGAACCTTGCGTAGAACCGCCCGGCTTGGAGGAAGAACCCGAGGAACCGGATCCGGACTCGCCGGCAATATTGCGCTTTTTGTCCTTCTTGAAGTCCGTTTCGTACCAGCCGCCGCCGGCCAGGCGGAAACCGGCCGCAGAAATCTGCTTC
Proteins encoded in this window:
- a CDS encoding FmdB family zinc ribbon protein, whose amino-acid sequence is MPIYEYRCEACGHEMEAMQRMSDAPLVECPVCGKPALKKQISAAGFRLAGGGWYETDFKKDKKRNIAGESGSGSSGSSSKPGGSTQGSAA